From a single Pseudobutyrivibrio xylanivorans genomic region:
- the nrdD gene encoding anaerobic ribonucleoside-triphosphate reductase, translating into MKRFVVKKDGALEPFDVQKVVEAVGKSATRVLVKFTPEQEKFICQFVEERVEELNLEKIEIAQMHNIVEGALERVNPMVAKSYRDYRNYKQDFVQMLDDVYKKSQNIMYIGDKENSNTDSALVSTKRSLIFNELNRELYKKFFLTTEEVQAIRDGYIYIHDMNARRDTMNCCLFDVKSVLEGGFEMGNIFYNEPKSLDVAFDVIGDIVLSAASQQYGGFTIPQADQILEKYAQISYDKYLNKYLELGISKEKAEEVAMSEVQRDMEQGFQGWEYKFNTVASSRGDYPFITVTIGLGTSVFAKMASKACLKVRSIGQGRPGFKKPVLFPKIVFLYDEKLHGVGGELEDVFEAGIDCSRKTMYPDWLSLTGEGYIASMYKKYGKVISPMGCRAFLSPWYERGGMKPADDEDVPVFIGRFNIGAVSLHLPMILAKSRQESRDFYEVLDYYLEMIRKLHIRTYAYLGEMRASTNPLAYCEGGFYGGHLGFHDKIKPLLKAATASFGITAFNELQELYNGKSLAEDGEFALEVLRHINEKVNQFKEEDGNLYAIYGTPAENLCGLQVKQFRNKYGIVENVSDREYVSNSFHCHVTEDITPIEKQDKEGRFWELSNGGKIQYVRYPINYNRDAVKTLVRRAMAKGFYEGVNLSLSYCDDCGHEELEMDVCPVCGSKNLTKIDRMNGYLSYSRVKGDTRLNEAKMAEIADRKSM; encoded by the coding sequence ATGAAGCGCTTTGTAGTTAAAAAGGATGGCGCACTTGAGCCATTCGATGTACAGAAGGTAGTAGAAGCAGTTGGTAAATCAGCAACACGTGTGCTTGTAAAATTTACTCCTGAGCAGGAGAAGTTCATCTGTCAATTCGTTGAGGAAAGAGTGGAGGAGCTTAACCTTGAAAAAATTGAGATTGCACAAATGCATAACATTGTTGAGGGTGCTTTGGAGCGTGTTAATCCTATGGTGGCAAAGTCTTACAGGGATTATCGCAACTATAAGCAGGATTTTGTACAGATGTTGGATGATGTTTATAAGAAGTCTCAGAATATCATGTACATTGGCGACAAGGAGAATTCTAACACTGACTCGGCTTTAGTTTCTACGAAGCGTTCATTGATTTTCAATGAGCTGAATCGCGAGCTTTACAAGAAATTCTTCCTTACAACCGAAGAAGTTCAGGCAATCCGTGATGGTTATATTTATATCCACGATATGAACGCCAGACGTGATACTATGAACTGCTGTCTTTTCGATGTAAAGTCAGTACTTGAGGGCGGTTTCGAGATGGGAAACATCTTCTATAACGAGCCTAAGAGTCTTGATGTAGCTTTTGATGTTATTGGTGATATCGTTCTTTCTGCTGCAAGTCAGCAGTACGGTGGCTTTACAATTCCACAGGCGGATCAGATTCTTGAGAAATACGCTCAGATTTCATACGATAAGTATTTGAACAAATATCTTGAGCTTGGTATTTCAAAAGAAAAGGCTGAGGAAGTTGCCATGTCAGAGGTACAGCGCGACATGGAGCAGGGCTTCCAGGGATGGGAGTACAAATTTAATACAGTTGCTTCTTCAAGAGGAGATTATCCATTTATTACAGTAACTATCGGTCTTGGTACCTCCGTATTTGCAAAGATGGCTTCAAAAGCCTGCCTTAAGGTTCGTTCAATTGGACAGGGAAGGCCAGGCTTTAAGAAGCCAGTCTTATTCCCAAAGATTGTTTTCCTTTATGATGAAAAGCTTCATGGTGTGGGTGGTGAGCTTGAGGATGTATTTGAGGCAGGTATCGACTGTTCCCGCAAGACAATGTATCCTGATTGGCTTTCACTTACTGGTGAGGGCTACATCGCCAGCATGTACAAGAAATACGGCAAGGTTATTTCACCAATGGGATGCCGCGCATTCCTTTCACCTTGGTATGAAAGAGGCGGCATGAAGCCTGCAGATGATGAGGATGTGCCAGTATTTATTGGCCGTTTCAACATCGGTGCGGTTTCACTTCATCTTCCAATGATTCTTGCTAAGTCACGTCAGGAATCAAGAGACTTCTACGAGGTACTTGATTACTATCTTGAGATGATTAGAAAGCTTCACATCCGAACCTATGCGTACTTAGGTGAGATGAGAGCCAGCACAAATCCTCTTGCTTACTGTGAAGGTGGCTTCTACGGTGGACATCTTGGCTTCCATGACAAGATTAAGCCACTTTTAAAGGCTGCTACAGCATCATTTGGTATCACAGCCTTTAATGAGCTTCAGGAGCTTTACAATGGCAAGTCACTTGCTGAGGATGGCGAGTTTGCTCTTGAGGTATTGAGACACATCAATGAAAAGGTCAACCAGTTCAAGGAGGAGGATGGCAATCTTTATGCTATTTACGGTACTCCAGCTGAGAACCTTTGCGGACTGCAGGTAAAGCAGTTTAGAAACAAATACGGTATTGTTGAAAACGTATCTGACAGGGAATATGTTTCAAACTCATTCCATTGTCATGTTACTGAAGATATTACACCAATCGAAAAGCAGGATAAGGAAGGACGCTTCTGGGAGCTTTCAAATGGTGGAAAGATTCAATATGTTCGTTACCCAATTAACTACAATCGCGATGCAGTTAAGACATTGGTTAGACGTGCAATGGCCAAAGGATTTTATGAAGGTGTAAATCTTTCGCTTTCATATTGCGATGACTGCGGACATGAAGAGCTTGAAATGGACGTATGTCCAGTATGCGGCAGCAAAAATCTTACAAAAATCGACCGTATGAATGGCTATTTATCATACTCTCGTGTGAAGGGAGACACACGTCTGAATGAAGCCAAGATGGCAGAAATCGCCGACCGTAAGTCGATGTAA
- the dut gene encoding dUTP diphosphatase → MNINITKLTDSAKLPERGSEYAAGYDLFADVAEDTIIKPHETKMIGTGLAMEIPVGYFGGVFARSGLSAKEGLRPANCVGVVDSDYRGEVKVALHNDGEVERVVTPAEKIAQLVVVPFLSVEFSEVSQLSETVRGEGGFGSTGKH, encoded by the coding sequence ATGAATATTAATATCACTAAGCTTACAGATTCTGCAAAGCTTCCTGAGCGTGGCTCAGAATATGCTGCAGGATATGATTTATTTGCTGATGTTGCTGAGGACACAATCATTAAGCCTCACGAGACAAAGATGATTGGTACAGGACTTGCAATGGAGATTCCTGTGGGTTACTTCGGCGGAGTTTTCGCTCGTTCTGGACTTTCTGCAAAGGAAGGACTTAGACCAGCAAATTGTGTCGGGGTTGTTGATTCCGATTACAGGGGAGAAGTTAAGGTTGCACTTCACAATGATGGGGAGGTTGAAAGAGTTGTAACACCAGCTGAAAAGATAGCTCAGTTGGTGGTTGTACCTTTCCTTTCAGTAGAGTTTTCAGAAGTATCACAGCTTTCTGAAACAGTCCGCGGAGAGGGCGGATTTGGTTCTACTGGCAAACACTAG
- a CDS encoding glycerol-3-phosphate acyltransferase, protein MIIGRIVAVLIGYCFGMILMGYLIGKSKNIDLTKVGSGNVGSTNTMRNLGVPAGLITLAWDCCKCIVAGLFVWLTFSRFVEGGNSWPNIYMIYAGLGCVLGHDFPCYMKFKGGKGIASTLGFIIAFFPKAVFIPAVIFIAIVAITRYVSLGSIIGVLSFAVEMLVAAHFGILPFEGTELVEVLVICVFVAALGIVLHHANIKRLLNGNENKFSFHPETRA, encoded by the coding sequence ATGATTATTGGGAGAATTGTTGCTGTATTAATTGGTTATTGCTTTGGCATGATTTTAATGGGGTATTTAATCGGTAAATCAAAGAATATTGATTTGACAAAGGTTGGCAGCGGAAACGTTGGTTCCACTAATACCATGCGAAATCTTGGCGTTCCTGCAGGTTTGATTACACTTGCTTGGGATTGCTGCAAATGTATTGTTGCAGGACTTTTTGTATGGCTTACCTTCAGCCGTTTTGTTGAGGGTGGCAATAGCTGGCCAAACATCTACATGATTTATGCAGGACTTGGCTGTGTACTTGGACACGATTTCCCATGCTATATGAAGTTCAAGGGCGGAAAGGGAATTGCATCTACACTTGGATTTATCATTGCCTTTTTCCCAAAGGCAGTTTTTATCCCAGCAGTTATATTTATTGCGATCGTAGCAATCACACGTTATGTATCCCTTGGTTCAATCATTGGAGTACTTTCCTTTGCGGTAGAGATGCTTGTTGCAGCACACTTTGGAATTCTTCCGTTTGAGGGCACTGAGCTTGTAGAAGTTCTTGTTATCTGCGTATTCGTAGCTGCACTTGGCATCGTGTTACACCACGCCAATATCAAGCGTTTATTAAATGGCAACGAAAATAAATTTTCTTTTCACCCAGAAACAAGGGCTTAA
- the der gene encoding ribosome biogenesis GTPase Der, with the protein MSRPVVAIVGRPNVGKSTLFNALAGERISIVKDTPGVTRDRIYADVSWLNYDFTMIDTGGIEPDSKDIILSQMREQAQIAIDTADVIIFLVDVKQGLQDSDSKVADMLRRSHKPVVLVVNKVDSFERDMADVYEFYNLGIGDPIPVSASSRLGFGDMLDVVVSYFPEPTGETEEDDTPKIAVIGKPNVGKSSLINKLCGEERVIVSDIAGTTRDAVDTKVRYNHKDYIFIDTAGLRRKSKIKEDLERYSIVRAVASVEKSDVVIIMIDATEGVTEQDAKIAGIAHERGKGIIICVNKWDAIEKNDKTMKEHEEKIRQVLSFMPYATILFISVKSGQRLGKIYETIDAVIENNSMRIATGVLNEIVTEAVALQQPPTDKGKRLKIFYTTQVAVKPPTFVIFVNEKYLMHFSYVRYLENRIRDAFGFEGTSLKFIIRERKENE; encoded by the coding sequence ATGTCTAGACCAGTTGTGGCCATTGTGGGCCGACCAAATGTAGGTAAATCGACGCTTTTTAACGCGCTTGCGGGTGAGCGTATTTCGATTGTAAAGGACACCCCGGGTGTTACAAGAGATAGAATTTATGCTGACGTAAGTTGGCTGAACTATGATTTCACAATGATTGATACAGGCGGTATTGAGCCTGATAGTAAGGATATTATTTTGTCACAGATGCGTGAGCAGGCTCAGATTGCCATTGACACAGCAGATGTTATTATCTTCCTTGTGGATGTAAAGCAGGGCCTTCAGGATTCCGATTCAAAGGTTGCTGATATGCTCCGCAGAAGCCATAAGCCTGTTGTTCTTGTGGTTAACAAGGTAGACAGCTTTGAGCGTGATATGGCTGATGTTTATGAGTTTTATAATCTTGGAATTGGCGATCCAATTCCTGTTTCAGCAAGCTCAAGACTTGGCTTTGGTGATATGCTAGATGTTGTTGTCAGCTATTTCCCTGAGCCAACAGGAGAGACAGAAGAGGACGATACTCCAAAAATTGCTGTTATCGGAAAGCCAAACGTTGGTAAGTCTTCGCTTATCAATAAGCTTTGCGGCGAGGAGCGTGTTATCGTTTCTGATATTGCAGGAACAACTCGTGATGCTGTAGATACAAAGGTCCGTTATAATCACAAGGACTATATTTTTATTGATACAGCAGGTCTTCGTAGAAAGAGTAAAATCAAAGAGGACCTGGAGCGTTACTCAATTGTTAGAGCTGTTGCCTCAGTTGAAAAGTCGGATGTTGTTATCATCATGATTGATGCAACCGAAGGTGTAACAGAGCAGGATGCAAAGATTGCAGGTATTGCTCACGAACGTGGAAAGGGTATAATTATTTGTGTAAATAAATGGGATGCCATTGAAAAGAATGACAAGACCATGAAGGAGCATGAGGAGAAGATTCGTCAGGTTCTTTCGTTTATGCCTTATGCCACAATTCTTTTCATTTCTGTAAAGAGTGGTCAGCGTCTTGGTAAAATTTATGAGACAATAGATGCTGTAATAGAAAACAATTCGATGCGTATTGCCACAGGTGTGCTTAATGAAATCGTTACTGAGGCAGTTGCACTTCAGCAGCCACCTACAGATAAGGGTAAGCGCCTTAAGATTTTTTACACTACACAGGTTGCAGTTAAGCCACCAACATTTGTAATATTCGTTAATGAGAAATACTTAATGCATTTTTCTTATGTTCGCTATTTAGAGAATCGAATCAGAGATGCATTTGGATTTGAAGGTACATCTCTGAAATTTATAATTAGAGAGAGAAAGGAAAACGAATAA
- the nrdG gene encoding anaerobic ribonucleoside-triphosphate reductase activating protein produces the protein MNYHNITKDDMLNGDGLRVVLWLAGCDHHCEGCQNPITWDPEGGLKFDEAAKDELFEILSRDYISGITFSGGDPLFPGNRKEVTELAREIRERFPGKTVWLYTGFTYEEIKSLEIMEYIDVLVDGEFEIANIDLQAKWRGSINQRVIDVKQTRTLGQIVLHVD, from the coding sequence ATGAATTATCATAATATTACTAAAGACGACATGCTTAATGGTGACGGACTTCGTGTAGTCTTGTGGCTAGCCGGCTGCGACCATCACTGTGAAGGCTGTCAAAATCCTATAACTTGGGATCCTGAGGGCGGTCTGAAATTTGATGAGGCTGCCAAAGATGAATTGTTTGAAATATTGTCTAGAGATTATATTTCAGGAATCACATTTAGTGGAGGTGATCCATTATTTCCTGGAAATCGAAAAGAAGTGACGGAGCTTGCCCGGGAGATTAGGGAGAGGTTTCCCGGCAAGACCGTCTGGCTCTACACAGGCTTTACTTACGAAGAAATTAAATCTCTAGAAATTATGGAATATATCGATGTTCTGGTTGACGGAGAATTTGAAATTGCTAATATAGACTTACAGGCTAAATGGAGAGGAAGCATCAATCAGCGAGTTATTGATGTTAAGCAGACCAGAACCTTAGGCCAGATAGTACTTCACGTAGACTAG
- a CDS encoding NAD(P)H-dependent glycerol-3-phosphate dehydrogenase yields MARISVLGAGSWGIALAVMLNKNGHEVTVWSHRQSQVDQMNDTHTSDKIKGVRLPESLVFTADIEAASKSADVVLIAVPSKATRETAEKIKPFVNDNQIFITVTKGIEEETLFTQTEILEDVLGSSKKICVLSGPSHAEEVVVFKPTLVVAGSTDRQTSLFVQNLFMNKYFRVYSSPDVKGIEVGAALKNVIALAAGMSDGLGFGDNAKAALITRGIKEISALAVAMGGQAETLAGLTGVGDLIVTCSSMHSRNRMAGFYIGQGMSKDDAMEKVAMVVEGVYSAKAAKKLAEKYNIEMPIVDVVNSVLFEGLSAKDAVYELMTRSKKDETSDLEW; encoded by the coding sequence ATGGCTAGAATTAGTGTATTAGGAGCAGGAAGCTGGGGCATAGCTCTCGCTGTAATGCTTAATAAAAATGGGCATGAAGTAACCGTTTGGTCTCACCGTCAGTCACAGGTGGACCAAATGAACGATACTCATACCAGTGATAAAATCAAGGGCGTTCGTTTGCCGGAGTCTTTGGTTTTTACAGCAGATATTGAGGCAGCTTCAAAATCTGCTGATGTTGTTTTAATTGCTGTTCCTTCAAAGGCTACTCGTGAGACTGCCGAGAAGATTAAACCTTTTGTTAATGACAATCAGATATTTATTACAGTTACAAAGGGTATCGAGGAAGAAACTCTCTTCACCCAGACAGAGATTTTAGAGGATGTACTTGGCTCGTCAAAGAAGATTTGCGTACTTTCAGGTCCAAGCCATGCTGAGGAGGTTGTAGTTTTTAAGCCTACCCTTGTTGTAGCAGGTTCTACAGATCGTCAGACCTCATTGTTTGTACAGAATCTTTTTATGAATAAATATTTCAGAGTATATTCATCACCAGATGTAAAGGGAATTGAGGTTGGTGCAGCTCTTAAGAATGTCATCGCTTTGGCGGCAGGTATGTCTGACGGTCTTGGTTTTGGCGATAATGCAAAGGCAGCTTTAATTACTCGTGGTATTAAAGAGATTTCTGCTCTTGCTGTTGCAATGGGAGGACAGGCTGAGACTCTTGCTGGTCTTACCGGTGTAGGTGATCTGATTGTTACCTGTTCTTCAATGCATTCTCGCAACCGTATGGCAGGTTTTTATATTGGACAGGGAATGTCAAAGGATGATGCCATGGAAAAGGTTGCCATGGTAGTTGAGGGCGTGTACTCTGCAAAGGCAGCTAAGAAGCTTGCTGAGAAATATAATATTGAGATGCCAATAGTAGATGTGGTTAATTCTGTTTTGTTCGAGGGATTGTCTGCAAAGGATGCAGTCTATGAACTTATGACTCGTTCAAAGAAGGATGAGACCTCAGATCTTGAGTGGTAA
- a CDS encoding EscU/YscU/HrcU family type III secretion system export apparatus switch protein, which yields MAEEKKFDKDKTAVALAYEAGDSAPKILASGKGYVAEQIIEEAKKADVPFYQDNELAQTLSKLNIGDAIPPELYEVVAEILVFVNDMEKLKAKLGK from the coding sequence ATGGCGGAGGAGAAAAAGTTCGATAAGGATAAAACGGCGGTTGCACTGGCTTATGAGGCTGGAGATTCTGCTCCAAAGATTCTTGCTTCTGGAAAGGGATATGTTGCTGAGCAGATTATCGAGGAAGCAAAAAAGGCGGACGTACCATTTTATCAGGATAATGAATTGGCTCAGACCTTAAGTAAACTGAATATCGGAGATGCGATTCCTCCTGAGCTTTACGAGGTTGTTGCTGAGATTTTGGTTTTTGTAAATGATATGGAAAAGCTTAAGGCAAAGCTTGGAAAGTAA
- a CDS encoding YraN family protein, whose amino-acid sequence MNNRKQGNDFEKIASEFLKKQGMTILKLNFYCKMGEVDIIARDGSYLVFIEVKYRKNTAKGSAAEAVNFNKMRKICRCADVYMMTNKCPPDTSVRFDVIAIEEGNLKHYKNAFEYIPVC is encoded by the coding sequence ATGAATAACAGAAAACAAGGTAATGATTTTGAAAAAATTGCCTCTGAATTTCTAAAAAAACAAGGAATGACTATACTAAAACTTAATTTTTATTGTAAAATGGGCGAAGTCGATATTATTGCAAGGGATGGCAGTTATCTTGTTTTCATAGAGGTAAAATATAGAAAGAACACCGCCAAGGGTTCTGCTGCCGAGGCAGTTAATTTTAACAAAATGAGAAAGATTTGTCGCTGTGCTGATGTCTATATGATGACTAATAAGTGCCCACCAGACACTAGCGTAAGGTTTGACGTTATAGCAATAGAGGAAGGAAATTTAAAGCATTATAAAAATGCCTTTGAGTATATACCAGTATGTTAA
- a CDS encoding DUF512 domain-containing protein translates to MLNASHKIGQVMEGSPAERAGLIPGDIITKINNVELVDIFDYHYYSDDADITVELLHEDGTTESKLVEKEEGEDLGVIFCNGLMDDYKSCSNKCAFCFIDQMPPGMRDTLYFKDDDTRLSFLQGNYVTLTNMKMADLDRIIAYKLGPINISVHATNPELRVKLLHNRFAGDILDKIKKLYDAEIPMNAQVVSCPGLNDGPELDRTISDLMEFAPVMKSMSVVPVGVTKYRDGLYPLRTYTAEEAGKVIDQIEHWQDVAMEKFGNHFVQASDEWYILAGRPLPESDRYDGFIQLENGVGMLRLLHEEVLDALEDIKKPLFMKKRHVTIATGKLAAPFMRQLADLVTEKFNKVTVDVVTITNKFFGEEITVSGLITGHDLIEQLKGRDLGDNLLLSCTMLRAQEEVFLDDITLSELEETLQVRTRIVQSDGRDFVYAIIGK, encoded by the coding sequence ATGTTAAATGCAAGTCATAAAATCGGACAGGTAATGGAAGGAAGCCCTGCTGAAAGGGCGGGCCTTATACCTGGCGATATTATTACTAAAATAAATAATGTTGAGCTTGTTGATATTTTCGATTATCACTATTACAGTGATGATGCGGATATCACTGTTGAGCTTCTCCATGAAGACGGAACAACAGAGAGCAAATTAGTTGAAAAGGAAGAGGGCGAAGACCTTGGCGTAATTTTTTGCAACGGTCTTATGGATGATTATAAATCCTGCTCAAACAAATGCGCATTTTGTTTCATTGATCAGATGCCACCTGGCATGCGTGATACTCTTTATTTTAAGGATGATGATACCCGTCTTTCATTTTTGCAGGGCAATTATGTTACTCTCACGAATATGAAGATGGCTGATTTAGATAGAATTATAGCTTATAAGCTTGGGCCTATTAATATTTCAGTACATGCTACTAATCCAGAGCTTAGAGTAAAGCTTCTTCATAATCGCTTTGCGGGAGATATCTTAGATAAGATAAAAAAGCTTTATGATGCTGAAATCCCTATGAATGCGCAGGTTGTTTCCTGCCCTGGCCTTAATGATGGTCCGGAGCTGGATCGTACTATAAGTGATTTGATGGAGTTTGCTCCTGTAATGAAGTCTATGTCTGTTGTTCCTGTTGGAGTGACGAAGTATAGAGACGGTCTTTATCCACTCAGAACCTACACAGCTGAGGAGGCTGGCAAGGTCATTGACCAGATTGAACACTGGCAGGATGTGGCAATGGAGAAATTTGGTAACCACTTCGTTCAGGCTTCTGATGAATGGTATATTCTTGCTGGACGCCCACTTCCAGAATCTGATAGATATGATGGATTTATTCAGCTGGAAAATGGCGTTGGGATGCTAAGATTACTTCATGAGGAGGTTTTAGATGCTCTTGAAGATATCAAAAAGCCTTTGTTCATGAAGAAACGTCATGTGACGATTGCTACAGGAAAGCTTGCGGCACCTTTTATGAGGCAGCTTGCAGATCTCGTTACTGAAAAGTTCAACAAGGTCACTGTAGATGTTGTCACTATCACAAATAAGTTCTTCGGTGAAGAGATTACGGTTTCCGGACTTATCACAGGACATGACTTAATAGAACAGCTTAAGGGGCGTGATCTTGGTGATAATTTGCTATTGTCTTGTACAATGCTTCGTGCACAGGAGGAAGTGTTCCTTGACGATATTACGTTGTCCGAGCTTGAAGAAACTTTACAAGTTCGCACCCGTATTGTACAATCAGACGGTCGCGATTTCGTATATGCGATTATAGGCAAATAA
- a CDS encoding flagellar hook-length control protein FliK, which translates to MNINTGFNPYNSGMIANAADRTKMASSQSLTGSPTDTLKEGEVFEGSVNSIENGKVVIGLANGQTMNARLDPGVSLVPGQSVFFEVKSNDGNLVQIRPVNLNGLDANPTLLKALSFANITASERTINMVNSMMQNSMSINPENLTAMNRVVLSNPEVDVPTLVTMSKYGLEITPENIQMFQNYANDKAALNDNFQIISDMLPKLMESEELSTTDVINLNSQLKTIFVDGLDNEAGAQGLVNEAETLDGTVTSKDIVPTANQQNTDVTIAKPDVLEAFETEPGKNIIGEASEKTVINTQQMSQMSEEALGIETASTEAAAKPAGALQNQQEMENAIRQQSGSDVGTQALNSFASEKQISSFNTLLNSLPDFPKDNLEVFGENGTLKADANIKEVFREITNYFENHPDIPKETLNDIIKTPLYKGLLKNLIADSFSMEPKNVTKPGEISKLYERVLKQSDALEKLVSAFNNKAAETIKNQTAEIKQNVNFMNSANEMYNFVQIPLKMYNQNTDGMLYVRQNKRSSYEEGEEITAFLHFDMEYLGPTDVFISLKEVKVGCKWNLANESSLQLIEDNIDILTERLAAKGFTVTSEMTCGAPRASFVEDFLEAPPINTETTSDGLVHRYSFDMRA; encoded by the coding sequence ATGAATATCAATACGGGCTTTAATCCATACAATAGCGGTATGATAGCAAACGCTGCCGACCGCACTAAAATGGCTTCCAGTCAGTCTCTAACTGGCTCTCCAACAGATACGCTGAAGGAGGGCGAGGTTTTTGAGGGCTCTGTGAACTCAATCGAAAATGGAAAAGTTGTTATTGGGCTTGCCAATGGTCAGACTATGAATGCTCGCCTGGATCCAGGTGTTAGTCTGGTCCCAGGCCAGTCAGTATTTTTTGAAGTTAAAAGTAATGATGGAAATTTAGTTCAGATACGTCCAGTAAATCTTAATGGACTTGATGCAAATCCTACACTTCTCAAGGCGCTTAGTTTTGCCAATATCACAGCAAGTGAGCGCACTATTAATATGGTCAATTCTATGATGCAGAATTCCATGTCTATTAATCCTGAGAATCTTACAGCTATGAATAGAGTTGTACTTAGCAATCCAGAGGTGGATGTACCAACTCTTGTTACAATGTCTAAGTATGGGCTTGAGATTACACCTGAGAATATTCAGATGTTTCAAAACTATGCAAACGATAAGGCTGCGTTGAACGATAATTTCCAGATTATCTCGGATATGCTTCCTAAGCTTATGGAGTCCGAGGAACTTTCTACTACTGATGTGATTAATCTAAATAGCCAGCTAAAGACTATTTTTGTAGATGGACTTGATAATGAAGCTGGGGCTCAGGGCCTGGTTAATGAAGCTGAAACATTGGACGGAACAGTGACTTCTAAGGATATCGTTCCTACAGCAAATCAGCAGAATACTGATGTTACCATAGCAAAGCCAGATGTTTTAGAGGCTTTTGAAACAGAGCCTGGGAAAAATATAATTGGTGAGGCTTCAGAAAAGACTGTTATTAACACACAACAAATGTCTCAGATGTCCGAAGAAGCCTTGGGTATAGAAACAGCTTCAACTGAGGCTGCTGCAAAGCCAGCTGGGGCTTTGCAGAATCAACAGGAGATGGAAAATGCCATTCGCCAGCAAAGTGGAAGTGATGTAGGCACTCAGGCTTTAAATTCCTTTGCCAGTGAAAAGCAGATTTCATCCTTTAATACGCTACTAAATAGTCTTCCAGATTTTCCAAAGGATAATTTGGAGGTGTTCGGTGAAAATGGAACATTAAAGGCTGATGCAAATATTAAAGAGGTCTTCCGTGAGATTACCAATTACTTTGAAAATCATCCTGATATTCCAAAGGAGACGTTAAATGATATAATAAAGACTCCTTTGTATAAGGGACTTCTTAAAAATCTCATTGCTGACAGTTTTTCAATGGAGCCAAAAAATGTTACAAAGCCTGGTGAGATTTCTAAGCTTTACGAGAGAGTATTAAAGCAGTCAGATGCGTTGGAAAAATTGGTTTCTGCCTTTAATAACAAGGCAGCTGAGACTATAAAGAATCAAACTGCCGAAATTAAGCAGAATGTAAATTTTATGAATTCTGCAAATGAAATGTATAATTTCGTGCAGATTCCTTTGAAAATGTATAATCAAAATACTGACGGTATGCTTTATGTCCGCCAGAATAAACGATCAAGCTATGAGGAGGGCGAGGAGATTACTGCCTTCTTACATTTTGATATGGAATATTTGGGACCGACTGATGTTTTCATCTCACTTAAAGAGGTGAAGGTTGGTTGTAAGTGGAATCTTGCTAATGAATCATCTCTTCAGCTTATAGAGGATAATATTGATATTCTTACAGAAAGGCTTGCAGCCAAGGGCTTTACTGTAACCTCGGAGATGACTTGTGGTGCGCCAAGGGCAAGCTTCGTTGAAGATTTTCTGGAAGCACCACCGATTAATACCGAGACAACCAGCGATGGACTTGTTCATAGATACAGCTTTGATATGAGGGCTTGA
- a CDS encoding lactate utilization protein, producing the protein MNENIVKRNELLVQKVIKGLESRNMKGYYAADKEEALKLALELIPENSSVTMGGAMSAHEIGLVDSLKNGNYNFIDRDAEPDKRAAMLKAYDADYFISSANAITEDGIMINIDGNANRVSAIAQGPKHVLFIVGMNKVCPDVDSAMKRARNVAAPINAQRFGLATPCVKTGSCMDCKSPDTICCQFLMTRYSRHADRISVILVNDNLGF; encoded by the coding sequence ATGAACGAGAATATTGTTAAGAGAAACGAATTGTTGGTGCAGAAGGTTATCAAAGGTCTTGAATCCAGAAACATGAAGGGGTATTACGCTGCAGACAAGGAGGAGGCTTTAAAGCTGGCACTTGAGCTGATTCCAGAGAATTCGTCAGTTACTATGGGTGGTGCAATGTCTGCTCATGAAATTGGTCTGGTAGACTCACTTAAGAATGGTAATTATAACTTTATTGATAGAGATGCCGAGCCGGATAAGAGAGCGGCTATGCTCAAGGCTTATGACGCTGATTATTTTATTAGTAGTGCCAATGCAATCACGGAAGATGGGATTATGATAAATATCGATGGTAATGCAAACCGCGTTTCTGCTATCGCACAGGGTCCAAAGCATGTGCTTTTTATTGTAGGTATGAATAAGGTCTGCCCAGATGTTGATTCAGCTATGAAGCGCGCTCGCAATGTGGCAGCTCCAATTAATGCACAACGTTTCGGATTAGCAACTCCTTGTGTTAAGACAGGCTCTTGTATGGATTGTAAATCACCTGACACAATCTGCTGCCAGTTCCTTATGACTCGCTACTCGCGCCACGCGGATCGTATAAGTGTAATTCTCGTTAATGATAATTTGGGATTTTAG